A window of the Isosphaera pallida ATCC 43644 genome harbors these coding sequences:
- a CDS encoding O-antigen ligase family protein, producing MDFLCYLWLVILLFLRPSDFFQILDGIPLFWISSILTLLFSFSKVAALFSTRNFQAIPTIPLLFLVWLVAIPFSLLAPGRVNFQLAYDAVTTFYKPVSFFLFTLAIVDTPKRILIVCKWIPILAMVISGLALYDYFNDFYFGVFTHARETNPESPTGTTLRLAGHGTLADPNDFAVFLVMVSMFNFDRLLDRRLGIGRVFWLIPLGINTWAFSLTESRGAFVGLLASIASALFLRFGVRRSLLPLALILPIIFVGLGGRQTNLSLSSTTATQRIEMVGECYYYVKTYPVFGLGYGQISEWLHGLVAHNTYMQSMAELGFFGGSLFSCFVLFPLVQFLKVRPPLYRFTQPEMARLYLFLGGALAGFNFGILSLSRAEVLQTYLLLGLGTSFIRVAEREPNEPLPGFSFRTLGFALACGLGVIVFHYVMLRYFYGVNI from the coding sequence GTGGATTTCCTTTGCTATCTGTGGCTAGTTATCTTATTATTCCTCCGGCCTAGTGATTTTTTCCAAATTTTGGACGGCATTCCACTTTTTTGGATCTCCTCAATTCTCACGCTGCTCTTTTCATTTTCCAAGGTCGCGGCATTGTTTTCTACTCGGAATTTTCAAGCGATTCCAACGATTCCTCTCCTTTTCCTGGTTTGGTTGGTAGCGATTCCGTTTTCCCTTTTAGCTCCGGGGCGGGTAAACTTTCAACTCGCCTACGACGCGGTCACCACGTTTTACAAACCAGTCAGTTTCTTCCTGTTCACGTTGGCTATTGTAGACACGCCTAAGCGAATCTTGATCGTTTGCAAGTGGATTCCAATCTTGGCGATGGTCATTTCCGGATTGGCTCTATACGATTATTTCAATGATTTCTATTTTGGTGTTTTTACCCACGCTCGGGAAACGAATCCTGAATCTCCCACAGGTACGACCTTACGGCTTGCCGGACATGGAACCCTGGCCGACCCTAATGATTTCGCTGTCTTTTTGGTCATGGTCTCGATGTTTAACTTCGACCGACTGCTCGATCGTCGGTTGGGTATAGGTCGGGTCTTCTGGCTGATTCCCTTGGGTATCAACACCTGGGCCTTTTCCCTTACAGAGTCGCGTGGGGCATTCGTCGGGTTGTTGGCGTCGATCGCTTCGGCATTGTTCTTGAGGTTTGGGGTTCGTCGTTCGCTGCTCCCACTGGCATTGATTCTCCCTATTATCTTCGTAGGTCTCGGCGGTCGTCAAACCAATCTTTCCCTAAGCAGCACAACCGCCACGCAGCGGATTGAAATGGTGGGGGAATGCTACTACTATGTGAAGACTTATCCAGTTTTTGGTCTAGGTTATGGTCAGATCTCGGAATGGTTGCATGGTCTGGTGGCGCACAACACCTACATGCAGTCGATGGCTGAACTTGGGTTTTTCGGCGGCTCGTTGTTCTCTTGCTTCGTTCTGTTCCCTTTAGTCCAGTTCCTCAAAGTCCGTCCGCCTCTTTACCGGTTCACGCAGCCCGAAATGGCTCGCCTCTACCTTTTCCTGGGTGGAGCGTTGGCGGGATTCAACTTCGGGATTCTCTCGCTTTCGCGGGCCGAGGTTCTCCAGACCTATCTTCTGCTGGGCTTGGGCACATCGTTCATCAGAGTGGCCGAACGAGAACCAAACGAACCGCTGCCGGGGTTCAGCTTCCGCACTCTTGGGTTTGCACTGGCTTGCGGTCTGGGTGTCATTGTGTTTCACTACGTGATGCTGCGATACTTCTACGGAGTCAACATATGA
- a CDS encoding polysaccharide biosynthesis tyrosine autokinase, with amino-acid sequence MNPTDPVSAPPRDSHPSSPRPGTAMTRVAVDARPAKPALPPREEALATTLELGDLLRALRRRWLMAAIVAPLTAVLAMVVAYPLVIKERYSSEATLQLALFGRSIVFNNGVSMGDAHAYMRTQSQLLRSPIVVEDALKDEKYKGLKTLEDLNENERFNWLSANIQSSFAGDLMMVSIPTPYPEEASTLTNTLVNSYLRFANVLEMDRKMDEFSQLRDSYVKFNESLNTKRKELQKLAEQYGSGDPIILEMRYQFHQNKVARLEQLLEEVNQRIRLAEIRRQILLEEQRTNRTGTGLTPRRDAEGKSDSNAASRSPAATSPGRLDSREIDDLVEEYLQRDRNLLTAQVRLQTIKDSMKKFRNTQDPSYKKLETELRYREIDFLRLQNEAREAIRRDLEASRLGNRLSSSPRSATPNDLFANATLEQIERSLREDYEWAELLQQDLQQQTRLLVTHNSNSFKIEQIKEELNTADRISELLSNRIEEMRVELDAPPRITLINPADAVRIVGDPTKRLKLSGMIGAGVFFASLVGIALLEFYSNRVDNLNVLGASMGMNVIGAIPTLPRQTNSSRSISKPNDRQVVWEGMLRESINEIRSHVLHANMPTPPRVLLVTSSMPREGKTTLSSYLAVSMASCGHRTLLVDCDFRRPMSHQLFGTQKSPGLAEIFRNEIDLWSAIQTTSFNLLSTLAAGEGDPQTIELLNHNLLAGLIEQARGVFDFIIIDSAPVLPVSDTLLVGRAVDAALFVVMRNQSRRDRVYDAYERLHRFGIPVLGTVVTAATSPKRYGYDPYGYYSYGYTYYYQHQRASEDGAA; translated from the coding sequence ATGAACCCCACCGATCCCGTCTCCGCCCCGCCGCGTGACTCGCACCCCTCGTCACCCCGTCCCGGCACGGCGATGACCCGTGTGGCCGTGGACGCACGCCCAGCGAAGCCGGCCTTGCCGCCCAGGGAGGAAGCCCTCGCCACCACCCTGGAACTAGGTGATCTGCTTCGCGCTCTCAGAAGGCGTTGGTTGATGGCGGCGATCGTGGCCCCACTCACGGCGGTGTTGGCGATGGTGGTGGCCTATCCGTTGGTCATCAAGGAACGCTACAGCTCGGAAGCCACCCTGCAACTGGCCCTCTTCGGCAGGTCGATCGTGTTCAACAACGGCGTCTCTATGGGGGACGCCCACGCCTATATGAGAACCCAATCGCAATTACTGCGTAGTCCGATCGTCGTGGAGGACGCGCTCAAGGACGAGAAGTACAAAGGTCTAAAGACGCTTGAAGACCTCAACGAGAACGAGCGGTTTAATTGGTTGAGCGCCAACATCCAGTCCTCTTTCGCTGGCGATTTGATGATGGTGTCGATTCCGACTCCATATCCGGAGGAAGCCTCGACCCTGACCAACACCCTAGTCAACAGCTATCTGCGGTTCGCCAACGTGCTGGAGATGGACCGCAAGATGGATGAGTTTAGCCAGCTGCGCGATTCCTACGTTAAGTTCAACGAGTCGCTCAACACCAAGCGCAAGGAGCTGCAAAAGCTGGCCGAACAGTATGGTTCGGGGGATCCCATCATTCTGGAAATGCGATACCAATTCCACCAGAACAAGGTGGCGCGATTGGAACAACTTTTGGAGGAGGTGAATCAACGCATCCGGCTCGCCGAGATTCGTCGCCAAATTTTGCTTGAGGAACAGCGGACCAACCGTACTGGGACGGGTTTGACCCCAAGGCGCGATGCGGAGGGCAAGTCCGACTCCAACGCGGCCTCTCGATCTCCCGCCGCGACGTCGCCGGGTCGGCTAGATTCACGCGAGATCGACGACCTCGTGGAGGAGTACCTGCAGCGCGACCGTAACCTCCTCACGGCGCAGGTCCGTCTGCAAACGATCAAAGACTCGATGAAGAAGTTCCGCAATACTCAAGACCCTTCCTATAAGAAGCTTGAAACGGAACTCCGATATCGTGAAATCGACTTCCTTCGGCTCCAGAACGAAGCCCGCGAGGCCATCCGTCGAGACCTGGAAGCCAGTCGTTTGGGCAATCGATTGTCCTCCTCCCCCAGATCGGCGACGCCAAACGACCTATTCGCCAACGCCACCCTTGAGCAAATCGAACGATCCCTGCGTGAAGACTATGAGTGGGCAGAGTTGCTCCAGCAGGATCTCCAGCAACAAACCCGGTTACTGGTCACGCACAACAGCAACAGTTTCAAAATCGAGCAGATCAAGGAGGAGCTGAACACCGCCGATCGAATCTCCGAGCTCCTCAGCAATCGGATCGAAGAAATGCGGGTGGAACTCGACGCTCCCCCACGGATCACGCTCATCAACCCGGCCGACGCGGTGCGAATAGTGGGTGATCCCACCAAGCGTCTCAAACTTTCGGGCATGATCGGGGCGGGGGTGTTTTTCGCCTCGTTGGTGGGGATCGCACTTCTGGAGTTTTATTCCAACCGGGTGGACAATCTGAATGTTTTGGGGGCGTCGATGGGCATGAACGTCATCGGCGCGATCCCAACTCTACCTCGCCAAACCAATTCGAGCCGCTCCATTTCCAAACCGAACGATCGTCAGGTGGTTTGGGAGGGGATGCTGCGCGAGTCGATCAATGAAATCCGCTCGCATGTGCTGCACGCCAACATGCCGACCCCTCCCAGGGTGCTGCTGGTTACCAGTTCGATGCCGCGCGAGGGGAAAACGACCTTGAGTTCCTACCTGGCGGTGAGCATGGCCAGTTGCGGCCACCGCACCCTGCTGGTGGATTGCGACTTCCGACGGCCGATGTCGCACCAGCTGTTTGGCACCCAGAAATCGCCAGGCCTGGCTGAGATTTTCCGCAACGAAATCGACTTGTGGTCGGCGATTCAAACCACCTCCTTCAACCTGCTCTCCACGTTGGCGGCCGGGGAAGGGGATCCGCAGACGATCGAACTGCTCAACCACAACCTGCTGGCCGGACTAATTGAGCAGGCGCGCGGGGTGTTCGACTTCATTATTATCGACTCGGCTCCCGTGCTGCCAGTTTCCGACACCCTTTTGGTAGGCCGCGCTGTTGACGCTGCGTTATTTGTGGTGATGCGGAATCAGAGCCGCCGCGATCGGGTGTACGACGCCTACGAACGACTGCACCGCTTCGGAATTCCCGTGCTGGGCACAGTCGTGACCGCCGCTACCTCTCCGAAGCGTTACGGCTACGACCCCTACGGTTATTATTCCTATGGCTACACCTATTACTATCAACACCAGCGTGCTTCCGAAGACGGAGCGGCGTGA